From Primulina tabacum isolate GXHZ01 chromosome 2, ASM2559414v2, whole genome shotgun sequence, one genomic window encodes:
- the LOC142530867 gene encoding uncharacterized protein LOC142530867 isoform X1 — protein sequence MAQLRNSYLISYNLLQALGWSFSLFRILRVFLSTQSIHGAYASAGELICWLQTLAFLEVIHGAIGIVPSGVVFPLMQWGGRTHFLLAIVRRIHEVQNLPSVSIAFFAWSLSEVIRYSHYALNLTGSTPKWITLMRYNAFIFLYPIGVFPGEMWLMYDALPFIKKKKLYADHLPFSYYNFVVLLLFCYPFLWLKLYLHLFKQRRSKLGKSKRKKN from the exons GTCCTTTTCTCTTTTCAGAATTTTGAGAGTTTTCCTCTCTACTCAATCTATTCATGGCGCTTATGCTTCTGCGGGTGAACTAATCT GTTGGTTGCAAACTCTGGCATTCTTGGAAGTTATTCATGGGGCTATAG GAATTGTTCCGAGTGGTGTGGTGTTTCCTCTGATGCAATGGGGTGGGAGGACTCATTTTTTGCTCGCTATTGTTCGTCGTATTCACGAG GTGCAGAATCTACCTTCGGTTTCCATAGCTTTCTTTGCTTGGAGCTTATCTGAG GTGATCAGATATTCACATTATGCGTTGAATCTGACCGGAAGTACTCCAAAGTGGATCACTTTAATGAG GTACAATGCATTTATTTTCTTGTATCCCATTGGAGTTTTTCCCGGTGAAA TGTGGCTCATGTACGATGCTCTGCCAtttataaaaaagaaaaagctcTACGCGGACCACCTCCCATTTAGCTATTATAACTTTGTCGTG TTGCTGCTTTTTTGCTATCCGTTTCTGTGGTTGAAACTTTACCTTCATTTATTCAAGCAAAGGCGTTCAAAACTCGGTAAAAGCAAGAGGAAGAAAAACTGA
- the LOC142530867 gene encoding uncharacterized protein LOC142530867 isoform X2, translating into MAQLRNSYLISYNLLQALGWSFSLFRILRVFLSTQSIHGAYASAGELICWLQTLAFLEVIHGAIGIVPSGVVFPLMQWGGRTHFLLAIVRRIHEVIRYSHYALNLTGSTPKWITLMRYNAFIFLYPIGVFPGEMWLMYDALPFIKKKKLYADHLPFSYYNFVVLLLFCYPFLWLKLYLHLFKQRRSKLGKSKRKKN; encoded by the exons GTCCTTTTCTCTTTTCAGAATTTTGAGAGTTTTCCTCTCTACTCAATCTATTCATGGCGCTTATGCTTCTGCGGGTGAACTAATCT GTTGGTTGCAAACTCTGGCATTCTTGGAAGTTATTCATGGGGCTATAG GAATTGTTCCGAGTGGTGTGGTGTTTCCTCTGATGCAATGGGGTGGGAGGACTCATTTTTTGCTCGCTATTGTTCGTCGTATTCACGAG GTGATCAGATATTCACATTATGCGTTGAATCTGACCGGAAGTACTCCAAAGTGGATCACTTTAATGAG GTACAATGCATTTATTTTCTTGTATCCCATTGGAGTTTTTCCCGGTGAAA TGTGGCTCATGTACGATGCTCTGCCAtttataaaaaagaaaaagctcTACGCGGACCACCTCCCATTTAGCTATTATAACTTTGTCGTG TTGCTGCTTTTTTGCTATCCGTTTCTGTGGTTGAAACTTTACCTTCATTTATTCAAGCAAAGGCGTTCAAAACTCGGTAAAAGCAAGAGGAAGAAAAACTGA